The proteins below are encoded in one region of Elgaria multicarinata webbii isolate HBS135686 ecotype San Diego chromosome 8, rElgMul1.1.pri, whole genome shotgun sequence:
- the NRROS gene encoding transforming growth factor beta activator LRRC33, with protein MELIALSISLCIAFLDTGWGSKPETYHSLCKLVERTAYCNGRRLSSILEDLPAGTKELFLDANVIQALRNASLVQYHVLHSLSLCENGLQLIEPGAFLGTRSLSVLSMANNALSTNYSVTASALWTLPALRKLDLSGNQLTEVMMGTLIQHLSSLESLSVARNAIMRLDDSHFRNLTKLQHLDLQQNYIFEIEAGAFEGVQGLRQLNLAYNYIPCIVQFDLTQLRMLNVSYNHVEWFMAAESDAAFELETLDLSHNQLLFFPLLPRQNKLQTLLLAHNQLNFYGNFSNNSSENSVQLLFLDGNVTNITTHDLWEENSHSNLSSLSFLDLSWNRLWYLPDRFFEGVASLAHLNLSHNCLKALHLQEKELLNTLINLDLSYNQLLDLQVNLGPGGSLPNLRTLNLSSNKLHGLPAKIFTHTPKITTVDLSKNPIEICPPYSAGSPSCIDLNNIASMRNLFLAACDLEVLGSHTFKGTSLEHLDLSNNPRLLLNGLRPLQGIAWSLQVLSLRQTGLSTAGTKLDFSAFQKLVNLDLSENFLTSFPESLASLSLHTLDLRRNGLHTLPQHAMQNQLGRSLHVIYLSQNPYDCCKIGWWHTLHGLGTICIADSSQVTCNFSSRFFRVAHLPDLILQNCKWQTADMTLFYLVLILPTCLVLLVASVIISLTFRQHILQIVKSRYRTSSPY; from the exons ATGGAGTTAATAGCTCTGAGTATATCCCTGTGTATAGCTTTCCTAGATACAGGATGGGGAAGCAAACCTGAAACCTATCACAGTCTTTGCAAACTA GTAGAGAGAACTGCATATTGCAATGGGAGGAGGCTGAGCTCCATCCTGGAAGACTTGCCTGCCGGAACAAAGGAACTATTCTTGGATGCCAATGTTATACAGGCTCTAAGGAATGCATCTTTAGTGCAGTACCATGTCCTGCATAGCCTCAGCCTGTGTGAAAATGGGTTGCAACTcattgaacctggagccttcctGGGCACCAGGAGTCTTAGTGTACTTTCCATGGCCAACAATGCCCTGTCCACGAACTATTCTGTGACGGCATCTGCTCTGTGGACTTTGCCTGCCCTGAGGAAGCTGGACCTCTCTGGAAACCAGCTCACTGAGGTTATGATGGGCACCCTGATCCAGCATCTCTCCTCTCTGGAGTCCTTGTCTGTAGCCAGGAACGCCATCATGAGGTTGGATGATTCTCACTTCAGAAACCTGACCAAGCTACAGCACCTGGATTTGCAGCAGAACTATATCTTTGAGATTGAGGCTGGTGCCTTCGAGGGTGTGCAAGGGTTGCGGCAGCTTAATCTGGCCTACAACTACATCCCTTGCATTGTGCAGTTTGACCTAACCCAACTCCGGATGCTAAATGTCAGCTACAACCACGTTGAGTGGTTCATGGCTGCAGAGAGCGATGCTGCCTTTGAATTAGAAACACTAGATCTTTCCCACAACCAGCTCCTGTTCTTCCCGCTGTTGCCCAGGCAAAATAAACTGCAGACTCTGCTGCTGGCCCACAACCAATTGAACTTTTATGGCAATTTCTCCAATAATAGTTCGGAGAACTCAGTGCAACTGTTGTTCCTGGATGGCAATGTCACCAACATCACCACCCATGATCTCTGGGAAGAAAACAGCCACAGCAACCTCTCTTCCTTGAGCTTTCTGGACTTGAGCTGGAACAGGCTCTGGTATCTTCCGGATAGGTTTTTTGAAGGGGTTGCTTCCCTTGCTCACCTGAACCTCAGCCACAACTGCTTAAAGGCATTGCACTTGCAGGAGAAAGAACTGCTCAACACTCTCATTAATTTGGATCTCAGCTACAACCAACTTTTGGATCTACAGGTGAACCTGGGTCCTGGAGGCAGCTTACCTAACCTCCGGACATTAAATCTAAGCAGCAACAAACTGCATGGCTTGCCAGCTAAAATCTTTACTCACACACCAAAGATCACTACAGTTGACCTCAGTAAGAACCCAATAGAGATTTGCCCCCCATATAGTGCTGGAAGCCCCAGTTGCATAGATCTCAATAACATTGCCTCCATGAGGAACCTTTTCTTGGCTGCTTGTGACTTAGAAGTGCTGGGCAGCCACACCTTTAAGGGGACCTCTCTGGAACACTTAGACCTTTCAAACAATCCCAGGCTGCTGCTCAATGGCTTAAGACCTCTGCAAGGTATTGCATGGTCCCTGCAAGTGCTGTCTCTCAGGCAGACCGGCCTCTCCACTGCAGGCACAAAGCTGGACTTTTCAGCTTTTCAGAAGCTGGTAAACCTGGATCTGTCTGAAAACTTTCTGACCAGCTTCCCCGAATCTTTAGCAAGCCTAAGCCTGCACACGCTGGATCTCAGGAGAAATGGCCTCCACACCCTACCTCAACACGCCATGCAAAATCAACTTGGAAGGAGCTTGCATGTGATCTACCTCAGCCAGAATCCCTATGACTGCTGCAAAATTGGATGGTGGCATACCCTGCACGGCCTTGGCACCATATGCATTGCAGACAGCAGTCAAGTCACTTGCAACTTCTCCTCCAGGTTCTTCAGAGTAGCCCACCTACCTGACTTGATCCTCCAGAATTGCAAGTGGCAAACAGCAGATATGACCTTGTTCTATCTGGTGCTTATTCTTCCGACCTGTTTGGTGCTGCTGGTTGCCTCTGTCATCATCTCTCTGACTTTCAGACAACACATTCTTCAAATAGTAAAAAGCAGGTACAGAACATCCAGCCCATATTGA
- the CEP19 gene encoding centrosomal protein of 19 kDa isoform X2, whose protein sequence is MWLSHCSRAAEQLKNNPRHKAYLGGVSLEQLQKLHRLLRCHLGGQSLDQSLEQIQREETIDPEEDLNKLDDKELAKRKRIMDELFEKNRKKKDDPDFVYNVEVEFPQDEELEACEWDTESDEF, encoded by the exons ATGTGGCTTTCAC ACTGCAGTAGGGCGGCAGAACAGTTAAAGAATAACCCTCGGCACAAGGCTTATTTGGGAGGGGTCTCACTGGAACAACTACAAAAATTACACCGTTTGCTGAGATGCCACTTGGGGGGACAAAGTTTGGATCAGAGTTTGGAGCAAATTCAGCGGGAAGAAACAATTGATCCAGAGGAAGATCTGAACAAACTAGATGACAAGGAGCTAGCTAAAAGGAAAAGAATTATGGATGAGCTGTTTGAAAAgaacaggaaaaagaaagatgATCCTGATTTTGTCTACAATGTAGAGGTGGAGTTCCCACAGGATGAGGAGCTTGAAGCCTGTGAATGGGATACAGAATCAGATGAGTTTTGA
- the CEP19 gene encoding centrosomal protein of 19 kDa isoform X1: MSYLAKKCGIQLQPPSIILIYEDQLKRKVRKRIMPIRNFSKFSDCSRAAEQLKNNPRHKAYLGGVSLEQLQKLHRLLRCHLGGQSLDQSLEQIQREETIDPEEDLNKLDDKELAKRKRIMDELFEKNRKKKDDPDFVYNVEVEFPQDEELEACEWDTESDEF, translated from the exons ATGTCTTACCTTGCAAAGAAGTGTGGCATCCAATTACAGCCTCCGTCGATTATTTTGATCTATGAAGATCAACTCAAGAGGAAGGTGCGCAAGCGCATCATGCCGATCCGGAATTTCTCCAAGTTCTCAG ACTGCAGTAGGGCGGCAGAACAGTTAAAGAATAACCCTCGGCACAAGGCTTATTTGGGAGGGGTCTCACTGGAACAACTACAAAAATTACACCGTTTGCTGAGATGCCACTTGGGGGGACAAAGTTTGGATCAGAGTTTGGAGCAAATTCAGCGGGAAGAAACAATTGATCCAGAGGAAGATCTGAACAAACTAGATGACAAGGAGCTAGCTAAAAGGAAAAGAATTATGGATGAGCTGTTTGAAAAgaacaggaaaaagaaagatgATCCTGATTTTGTCTACAATGTAGAGGTGGAGTTCCCACAGGATGAGGAGCTTGAAGCCTGTGAATGGGATACAGAATCAGATGAGTTTTGA